From a single Lewinella sp. LCG006 genomic region:
- a CDS encoding M42 family metallopeptidase has translation MINIQLLKSICQAPGAPGFEQRIRELVLREVTDLVDEVSVDNMGNVIAIKRGQARKKVMIAAHMDEIGFIVNHIDEEGFLRFLPLGGFDPKTLTSQRVIVHGRKDVIGVMGSKPIHLMKPEERTKQVPLQEYFIDLGMSKEEVHKVVRVGDPVTRERELIEMGDCVNSKSIDNRVSVFILLETLRALKDQKVPYDIYGVFTVQEEVGLRGAISAAHLIDPDFGFGLDVTIAFDVPGAQGHEKVTQLGKGAAIKVLDGTVISDYRMVNYLKKTATQNNIPWQVELLPAGGTDTAGIQRYGKKGAIAGAISIPLRNMHQTIEMAHKGDIQHCIELLTLSISRLDQYNWDFSNTHDDGSSLATQQEEDSFF, from the coding sequence ATGATTAATATCCAACTACTCAAATCAATCTGTCAGGCCCCTGGTGCTCCTGGTTTTGAACAACGTATTCGCGAACTCGTACTTAGGGAAGTAACCGATCTGGTAGATGAGGTTTCGGTAGATAACATGGGTAATGTCATTGCCATAAAGCGGGGACAAGCACGTAAAAAAGTGATGATTGCCGCCCACATGGACGAAATTGGCTTCATTGTTAATCATATCGACGAAGAAGGCTTCCTGCGTTTTCTGCCTTTAGGCGGATTTGATCCCAAGACTTTGACGTCTCAGCGGGTGATCGTTCACGGTCGTAAGGATGTCATTGGTGTTATGGGATCCAAGCCTATCCATTTGATGAAGCCGGAAGAACGTACCAAGCAAGTTCCATTGCAGGAATACTTCATTGACCTGGGGATGAGTAAGGAAGAGGTCCACAAAGTGGTGCGAGTAGGGGATCCTGTAACCCGTGAACGGGAACTGATCGAAATGGGAGATTGCGTCAACAGTAAATCTATCGACAACCGCGTTTCGGTTTTTATTTTATTGGAAACCCTGCGGGCCCTCAAAGACCAAAAGGTACCTTATGATATATATGGTGTCTTTACGGTACAGGAAGAAGTAGGGCTGCGGGGTGCTATTTCGGCAGCGCACCTGATTGATCCTGATTTCGGTTTTGGCCTTGACGTGACCATCGCTTTTGATGTACCCGGTGCCCAAGGACACGAAAAGGTTACCCAGTTGGGCAAAGGAGCAGCCATAAAAGTTTTGGATGGCACTGTCATCAGCGATTACCGCATGGTCAATTATCTTAAGAAGACGGCTACTCAAAATAATATCCCCTGGCAGGTGGAACTTCTGCCGGCAGGTGGAACGGATACCGCAGGCATTCAGCGGTATGGTAAAAAAGGCGCTATTGCCGGAGCCATCTCTATCCCGCTACGCAATATGCATCAGACCATCGAAATGGCCCACAAAGGTGATATTCAGCACTGTATTGAATTACTGACCCTGTCCATCAGCCGCCTTGATCAGTACAATTGGGATTTTTCTAATACCCATGACGATGGGAGCTCACTTGCAACTCAACAAGAAGAAGACAGTTTCTTTTAG
- a CDS encoding sigma-70 family RNA polymerase sigma factor gives MVLMANNDVRQRVFEREFLPELGALYGFAYHLTYDEAAAEDLVQDTIERAIKAIDQYRQGTNAKAWLFKIMRNHFINGYRKKSRRPNMVDYEDVAAIIPDTDTQSIPSLMDWNDESLQNVVGDELSAAMDRLSEDFRTVIVLSDLQDFKYEEIAEILGVPIGTVRSRLFRARNLLAKDLQDYAAENGFTNNRNQDS, from the coding sequence ATGGTTCTGATGGCTAACAACGACGTAAGACAACGGGTCTTTGAGCGCGAGTTTCTTCCAGAGCTCGGCGCCTTGTACGGATTTGCCTACCACCTCACCTACGACGAGGCGGCAGCAGAGGATCTTGTGCAGGATACGATCGAGCGTGCCATCAAAGCCATCGATCAGTACCGGCAAGGTACCAACGCCAAGGCATGGTTATTTAAAATCATGCGTAATCATTTCATCAATGGCTACCGCAAAAAGTCGCGGCGTCCAAACATGGTTGATTACGAAGATGTGGCTGCGATCATCCCAGATACGGATACGCAGAGCATCCCTTCCTTGATGGATTGGAATGACGAGAGCCTCCAAAACGTGGTAGGCGATGAACTCTCAGCAGCAATGGACCGACTATCTGAGGATTTTCGGACGGTAATTGTGTTGAGTGATCTGCAAGACTTCAAATATGAAGAAATAGCAGAAATCCTCGGAGTTCCTATCGGAACGGTTCGTTCACGACTGTTTCGGGCTCGAAACTTGCTGGCTAAAGATTTGCAGGATTATGCCGCTGAAAACGGCTTTACTAATAATCGTAACCAAGATTCATAA
- a CDS encoding class I SAM-dependent methyltransferase, whose amino-acid sequence MHFLRLLALVGLVIFGIACNTDNDNHSPVTASPTEEPHSRAVDTFDLDGFTANYENTNRLDWQRPNLIIGLLGKGDLSNKVVADIGTGNGFFAKRITPLAKKVIALDIDQTFLSYVDSTSMVELSKEERTRLETRLTPPDSPNLNPQEVDAVLIVNTFMYIKNKLEYLEKLKPKFKEGGRLVIVDFKRKRTPIGPRPYEHRAPLYVVEDLLYEAGYKNIQAIDTELNYQYILVADL is encoded by the coding sequence ATGCATTTTCTACGTCTACTTGCACTGGTTGGTTTGGTTATCTTCGGTATCGCTTGTAATACCGACAACGATAATCATTCACCAGTAACAGCATCTCCAACCGAGGAACCCCATTCACGTGCTGTCGATACTTTCGACTTGGATGGATTTACGGCGAATTATGAAAATACCAACCGTCTTGATTGGCAGCGCCCCAACCTCATTATTGGCCTTCTGGGGAAAGGCGATCTCTCCAATAAAGTAGTCGCAGATATTGGTACCGGAAATGGTTTCTTTGCCAAAAGAATTACGCCGCTGGCAAAAAAGGTAATTGCGCTGGATATTGATCAAACGTTTCTAAGCTACGTAGATAGTACCAGTATGGTGGAATTATCGAAGGAAGAAAGAACGCGCCTGGAAACCCGGCTGACGCCACCTGATTCTCCAAACTTAAATCCTCAAGAGGTAGATGCCGTATTGATTGTTAATACCTTCATGTACATCAAGAATAAGCTGGAGTACCTGGAAAAATTGAAACCAAAGTTCAAGGAAGGCGGACGCTTGGTTATCGTTGATTTTAAGCGCAAGCGAACCCCTATTGGACCACGGCCCTACGAACACCGTGCGCCACTTTACGTCGTAGAAGATCTACTTTACGAAGCTGGTTACAAAAACATCCAGGCCATTGATACCGAGTTGAACTACCAGTACATCCTGGTAGCAGACCTGTAG
- a CDS encoding NifU family protein, translated as MENTTATKSPVLLYTEQTPNPESLKFVTNRMLYRGTADFREEDLAREWSPLGTALFDLPYVKGVYISNNFVTVTKEFNYAWEDIMLKLKEFIKAYVQEDKMIIKDGFTEAMDAIEAERGASYEYSDDDAEIVTKIKELIDTYVKPAVEMDGGNIEFKHFKEGVVTVILQGSCSGCPSSTVTLKSGIEGMLKRMLPQVKEVVSEMG; from the coding sequence ATGGAGAATACCACCGCCACTAAAAGTCCGGTGCTTTTATACACGGAACAAACCCCGAACCCTGAATCATTGAAGTTTGTCACCAACCGGATGTTGTACCGGGGCACTGCCGACTTCAGAGAAGAAGACCTCGCTCGTGAATGGTCTCCACTAGGGACTGCTTTGTTTGATCTTCCCTACGTCAAGGGCGTTTACATCTCTAATAACTTTGTTACAGTTACCAAGGAGTTCAACTACGCCTGGGAAGACATCATGCTCAAACTCAAAGAGTTTATCAAGGCTTACGTACAGGAAGACAAGATGATCATCAAAGATGGCTTTACGGAAGCTATGGATGCCATTGAAGCCGAGCGTGGTGCGAGCTATGAGTACAGTGATGACGATGCTGAGATTGTGACAAAAATCAAGGAACTCATTGATACGTACGTGAAACCAGCCGTAGAAATGGATGGTGGAAACATTGAGTTCAAGCACTTCAAGGAAGGCGTCGTAACCGTGATCTTGCAAGGTTCTTGTAGTGGCTGTCCTAGTTCTACTGTTACCCTAAAGTCAGGTATTGAAGGTATGCTCAAGCGGATGTTGCCTCAGGTAAAAGAGGTTGTTTCAGAAATGGGCTAA
- a CDS encoding site-2 protease family protein: MAFLMLGLHELGHLITGLAQGFRFALFVFGPLGVKREEEKVKWYLNTNLGHYGGIAATTPINNDPANAQKIARILIAGPLTSLLGGIILVSLSAFLGAPWNTIIFSGGLVSLMLFLATTIPSKTGAFFTDRKRYQRLTRPGKAQQVELATLRIMGQYAQDESYQNVDPTDINILLEDEEPFMRYFGWFNRLYKQIEQGIEPPSEDWDNFRETGKLLSKSMVTAMEKELEKARKQG; this comes from the coding sequence ATGGCCTTTCTAATGTTAGGGCTTCACGAGCTAGGCCATTTAATAACAGGATTAGCGCAAGGGTTTAGGTTTGCACTTTTCGTATTTGGACCTCTAGGAGTCAAGCGAGAAGAAGAAAAAGTGAAATGGTACCTTAATACCAATCTCGGACACTACGGTGGAATAGCAGCAACTACACCCATTAATAATGATCCAGCGAATGCACAAAAAATTGCCCGTATCCTTATTGCGGGGCCATTAACCTCCCTGCTAGGAGGTATTATCCTTGTTAGTCTTTCTGCTTTTTTAGGAGCTCCGTGGAATACCATTATTTTCTCGGGAGGCCTGGTTTCGTTGATGCTGTTTCTGGCCACTACCATTCCCAGTAAAACAGGGGCCTTCTTTACGGATCGGAAACGCTACCAACGCCTTACACGCCCCGGTAAAGCGCAACAGGTAGAGTTGGCTACCTTACGGATAATGGGGCAGTATGCCCAAGACGAGTCTTACCAGAATGTAGACCCGACCGACATCAATATACTCCTGGAAGATGAAGAGCCATTCATGAGGTATTTTGGGTGGTTCAACAGACTGTATAAACAGATAGAACAAGGTATAGAGCCTCCCTCCGAAGACTGGGACAATTTTCGGGAAACCGGTAAATTACTGTCAAAATCAATGGTGACAGCAATGGAAAAAGAATTGGAAAAAGCCCGAAAACAGGGTTAG
- a CDS encoding YifB family Mg chelatase-like AAA ATPase, whose amino-acid sequence MLVKTFASAVEGVDARTITVEVNTGGNAAFDGKQFYHLVGLPDNAVREGMMRMEPALKNSGYEVIRLRTIVNLAPADIRKEGAAYDLPIALAYLAGSRQILADDLDKYVIMGELSLDGSLRPIKGVLPMAIQARKEKFKGLILPKANAREAAIVDDIKVYGVNNLAEAAAFLDGTLQLSPTFVETRDEFAANEGNYDVDFSDVKGQENIKRALEISAAGGHNVILIGPPGAGKTMLARRLPTILPPLDLREALETTKIHSVAGVLPAGSALVTQRPFRSPHHTISDVALVGGGSNPSPGEISLAHNGVLFLDELPEFKRTVLEVMRQPMEERRVTISRARVTVDYPASFMLVASMNPCPCGYFNHPEKECVCGPAVVQRYLNKISGPLLDRIDLHVEVTPVSYDELSSNERPSVKSKDIRERVIEARKVQTERYAALPKIHSNAHMPSRMVREVCQISQPGTLLIKKAMERLQLSARAYDRILKVARTIADLGGSPDIKIEHLAEAIHFRSLDREGWME is encoded by the coding sequence ATGTTGGTTAAAACTTTTGCCAGCGCTGTTGAAGGCGTTGATGCTCGTACTATTACCGTTGAAGTAAACACTGGCGGCAACGCAGCCTTTGATGGCAAACAATTCTACCATTTAGTAGGTCTACCGGACAACGCAGTGCGTGAAGGCATGATGCGGATGGAGCCTGCTTTAAAAAACAGTGGTTACGAAGTCATTCGTTTACGCACCATTGTCAATCTTGCTCCTGCGGATATTCGCAAGGAAGGGGCAGCTTACGATCTTCCTATCGCTTTGGCCTATCTGGCCGGTTCGCGACAAATTTTAGCGGATGACCTGGATAAATACGTCATCATGGGCGAGCTTTCCCTCGACGGTAGCTTACGCCCTATCAAAGGCGTCTTACCCATGGCGATCCAGGCACGTAAAGAAAAATTCAAGGGTCTTATTTTGCCTAAGGCTAACGCCCGCGAAGCCGCCATTGTGGATGATATTAAAGTTTACGGCGTCAATAATTTGGCGGAAGCCGCCGCTTTTTTGGATGGTACGCTTCAGCTAAGCCCCACTTTCGTGGAAACACGCGACGAATTTGCGGCCAATGAGGGCAACTACGATGTAGACTTCTCGGATGTCAAAGGGCAGGAAAACATCAAACGGGCCCTGGAAATTTCGGCAGCCGGAGGCCATAATGTGATCCTGATTGGCCCGCCAGGTGCAGGCAAGACCATGCTAGCGCGGCGTTTGCCCACCATTCTTCCGCCATTAGATTTGCGGGAAGCTCTAGAAACGACCAAAATTCATTCTGTTGCTGGCGTACTTCCTGCGGGGTCGGCGTTGGTCACGCAACGGCCTTTTCGTTCCCCCCACCACACCATCAGTGATGTTGCATTGGTAGGAGGAGGTTCAAACCCCAGTCCGGGAGAAATCAGTTTGGCCCATAATGGTGTCCTCTTCCTCGACGAACTCCCCGAGTTTAAGCGCACCGTCCTTGAAGTGATGCGGCAACCGATGGAAGAACGACGTGTGACCATCTCTCGTGCCAGGGTGACCGTTGACTACCCTGCCAGTTTTATGCTGGTAGCTTCGATGAACCCCTGCCCCTGCGGCTATTTCAATCATCCCGAGAAAGAATGTGTTTGTGGACCAGCAGTGGTCCAACGTTACCTCAATAAAATTAGTGGCCCACTGCTGGATCGGATCGACTTGCATGTAGAAGTTACGCCGGTTTCTTATGATGAGCTTTCTAGCAATGAACGCCCTAGTGTAAAAAGCAAAGATATTCGTGAGCGCGTTATTGAGGCCAGAAAAGTACAAACAGAGCGTTACGCAGCGCTGCCCAAAATTCACTCCAACGCACACATGCCGAGCCGGATGGTGAGAGAAGTTTGCCAGATTAGTCAGCCGGGTACGCTTTTAATCAAAAAAGCAATGGAGCGACTACAGCTCTCCGCTCGCGCCTATGACCGCATCCTGAAAGTTGCACGAACAATTGCTGACTTAGGTGGTAGCCCTGACATAAAAATTGAACACCTGGCCGAAGCCATCCATTTCCGTAGCTTGGATCGAGAAGGGTGGATGGAGTAA
- a CDS encoding exodeoxyribonuclease III, whose protein sequence is MQIISYNVNGIRAAAQKGLAEWLAENNFDIVCLQESKATPDQVDMSDFEKLGYHHFWHSAEKKGYSGVVTLCKEKPTLVKEGCGLEKYDQEGRILRTDFGDWTLLNCYFPSGTTGDSRQDFKMEFLADFQIWIDELRKERPQLIIVGDYNIANHPIDIHNPISNKKSSGFLPDERAWLTSWFENGFTDAFRALHPEAEEYSWWSYRANARANNKGWRIDYQSISNNLADRIKAAHHLADAKHSDHCPVLVEIDL, encoded by the coding sequence ATGCAAATTATCTCCTACAACGTCAATGGAATTCGCGCTGCAGCGCAGAAGGGGCTCGCCGAGTGGCTTGCCGAAAACAATTTTGATATCGTCTGTTTACAGGAATCTAAGGCTACGCCCGATCAGGTAGACATGAGTGATTTCGAAAAGCTCGGTTATCATCATTTCTGGCATTCTGCTGAGAAGAAAGGATATAGCGGTGTCGTTACCCTCTGCAAAGAAAAGCCTACGCTTGTAAAAGAAGGATGTGGCTTGGAAAAATACGATCAGGAAGGTCGTATCCTCCGGACCGACTTTGGTGATTGGACCTTACTAAACTGCTATTTCCCTTCGGGAACTACTGGCGATTCGCGGCAGGATTTTAAGATGGAATTCCTCGCTGATTTTCAAATCTGGATTGATGAATTGCGCAAGGAGCGCCCCCAATTGATCATTGTTGGTGATTACAACATAGCTAATCATCCCATCGATATTCATAACCCGATCAGCAACAAAAAATCGTCTGGTTTTTTACCCGATGAGCGGGCTTGGTTGACTTCCTGGTTTGAAAATGGCTTCACGGATGCTTTTCGAGCATTGCATCCCGAAGCAGAAGAATATAGCTGGTGGAGTTACCGTGCCAATGCTCGCGCCAATAATAAAGGCTGGCGGATTGATTACCAATCCATTTCTAACAATCTTGCTGATAGAATCAAAGCAGCCCATCACCTTGCTGATGCCAAACACAGTGATCATTGTCCGGTATTGGTAGAAATTGATTTGTGA